Proteins encoded in a region of the Prochlorococcus marinus CUG1416 genome:
- a CDS encoding uracil-DNA glycosylase, translated as MKRLVIGRGSVFADLLIIGEAPGAQEDLEGKPYVGKSGNLLNELLKKARIDYEQDVYFCNVIKCRPPNNRKPTSREINIHKPWLLQQIKLVDPKFIVLTGSTAMRAILEVKDPISNLRGQWIKKDGREIMVIFHPSYLMRFPSKEINKPYHLTLKDLENVSSKLYAL; from the coding sequence GTGAAAAGGTTAGTTATTGGAAGAGGAAGTGTATTTGCAGATTTATTAATAATTGGTGAAGCACCTGGAGCACAGGAAGACTTAGAGGGAAAACCTTATGTAGGCAAATCTGGCAACTTATTAAACGAATTGTTGAAAAAAGCTAGGATTGATTACGAGCAAGATGTTTATTTTTGTAATGTAATTAAATGTCGTCCACCAAATAATAGAAAACCTACTTCCAGAGAAATTAATATTCATAAACCTTGGTTATTACAGCAAATAAAACTTGTTGATCCGAAATTTATAGTACTTACTGGTTCGACTGCTATGAGAGCAATTTTAGAAGTAAAAGATCCCATAAGTAATTTAAGAGGTCAATGGATTAAAAAAGATGGGAGAGAAATTATGGTGATTTTTCATCCATCTTATTTAATGAGATTTCCTTCAAAAGAAATCAATAAACCTTATCATCTGACTTTAAAAGACCTAGAGAATGTGAGTAGTAAACTATATGCCTTATAA
- the ispG gene encoding (E)-4-hydroxy-3-methylbut-2-enyl-diphosphate synthase — MSLTQSKEVNSLSKRYSTHIERRITRTVMVGDIAIGSDYPVRVQSMINEDTMDVENAYLAIKRLHDVGCEIVRLTVPSLAHAKAVGDIKAKLLENNINTPLVADVHHNGMKIAMEVAKHVDKVRINPGLFVFEKSEPTRTEYTDEEFETIKQTILKRFTPLVEVLKAENKALRIGVNHGSLSERMLFTYGDTPLGMTESAMEFVKICDELDFHNIIISMKASRAPVMMAAYRMIADRLDSEGYNYPLHLGVTEAGDGDYGRIKSTAGIGTLLAEGLGDTIRVSLTEAPEKEIPVCYSILQSLGLRKTMVEYISCPSCGRTLFNLEEVVDKVRNATSHLTGLDIAIMGCIVNGPGEMADADYGYVGKGKGTIALYRRKEEIKRVPEDEGVNALIQLIKDDGKWIDP; from the coding sequence ATGTCATTAACTCAATCAAAAGAGGTTAATAGTCTCTCCAAAAGATATTCAACTCATATTGAGAGGAGGATAACTAGAACAGTAATGGTTGGTGATATAGCTATTGGAAGTGATTATCCAGTAAGAGTTCAATCCATGATAAATGAAGATACTATGGATGTCGAAAATGCTTACTTGGCTATCAAAAGACTTCATGATGTGGGTTGTGAAATAGTAAGATTAACCGTTCCTTCTTTAGCACATGCAAAAGCAGTAGGAGATATAAAAGCAAAATTATTAGAAAATAATATCAACACTCCCTTGGTAGCTGATGTTCACCATAATGGTATGAAAATTGCAATGGAGGTTGCAAAACATGTTGATAAAGTGAGAATTAATCCTGGACTGTTTGTATTCGAAAAATCAGAACCTACAAGAACTGAATATACAGATGAGGAATTTGAAACTATTAAACAAACAATACTTAAAAGATTTACCCCTTTGGTGGAAGTTTTAAAGGCTGAAAATAAAGCTCTAAGGATTGGAGTTAATCATGGGTCTCTATCTGAGAGAATGCTTTTTACTTATGGAGATACTCCATTGGGAATGACAGAATCTGCGATGGAGTTTGTCAAAATTTGTGATGAGCTTGATTTTCATAACATAATTATTTCTATGAAAGCTTCCAGGGCCCCGGTCATGATGGCAGCTTACAGAATGATCGCAGATAGGCTTGACTCAGAAGGATATAACTATCCCTTACATTTAGGAGTAACTGAAGCTGGAGATGGTGATTATGGAAGGATTAAAAGTACTGCTGGAATTGGAACGCTTTTAGCAGAGGGATTAGGAGATACCATCAGGGTTTCTTTAACAGAAGCCCCAGAGAAGGAAATACCAGTTTGCTATTCAATTTTGCAATCTTTAGGATTAAGAAAAACAATGGTTGAATACATCAGTTGCCCTAGTTGTGGAAGAACACTTTTCAATCTAGAAGAAGTTGTAGACAAAGTTAGGAATGCCACTTCACATTTGACGGGTCTAGATATAGCAATAATGGGATGTATTGTTAATGGTCCTGGAGAAATGGCAGACGCTGATTATGGTTATGTTGGTAAAGGCAAAGGAACTATTGCTTTATATAGAAGGAAAGAAGAGATAAAAAGAGTACCTGAAGATGAGGGGGTTAATGCTTTAATCCAACTTATTAAGGATGATGGGAAGTGGATTGATCCTTAA
- a CDS encoding S41 family peptidase, protein MKIRKLLKKKFIILFATTFSGIFLNNFAEATVLNNSYKEVIDHVWQIVYRDFLDTSGKFQKSNWINLRKEVLSKTYSDSNEAYDSIRDMLSKLDDSYTRFLEPKEFNQMRIDTSGELTGVGIQIVKDKESDDLIIISPIEDTPAFDAGIKAKDKILSIDDISTEGMNIEEAVKLIRGKRGTKVKLEILRGSKSFFKILSREKIEIKSVSSKVNQSKNGLLIGYVRIKQFNANASKETRDAIKDLETRKVAGYVLDLRSNPGGLLESSIDISRHFINNGVIVITLSKDGLKETKRGNGQALTKKPLVVLVNEGSASASEIVSGAIKDNKRGKLVGKKTFGKGLVQSMRTLVDGSGLTVTVAKYLTPNGTDINKSGIIPDIEVKMNINPILQREIGTRKDKQYRAGEKELINIINRNNQISEFKPSTTNLDAFLKINKEDKVFSLN, encoded by the coding sequence TTGAAGATAAGAAAATTGCTTAAAAAAAAATTCATAATTTTGTTCGCGACAACCTTCTCTGGGATATTTTTAAATAATTTTGCAGAAGCAACAGTTTTAAATAATAGTTATAAAGAAGTAATTGATCATGTTTGGCAAATTGTATATAGAGATTTTCTTGATACAAGCGGTAAATTTCAAAAGTCTAATTGGATTAATCTAAGAAAAGAAGTTTTATCAAAAACATATTCAGACAGCAATGAAGCATATGATTCGATTAGAGATATGCTCTCTAAGTTAGATGATTCTTATACAAGATTTTTAGAACCTAAGGAATTTAATCAAATGAGAATTGATACCTCTGGTGAATTAACTGGAGTTGGTATCCAAATAGTTAAAGATAAAGAATCTGATGATTTAATAATTATTTCTCCCATAGAGGACACCCCTGCATTTGATGCTGGAATTAAAGCTAAAGATAAAATATTATCTATAGATGATATTTCTACTGAAGGCATGAATATAGAGGAGGCCGTGAAATTAATAAGAGGAAAAAGAGGTACTAAAGTAAAGCTTGAAATTCTTAGAGGTTCTAAATCTTTTTTTAAGATTTTATCAAGAGAAAAGATTGAGATAAAATCTGTATCAAGTAAAGTCAATCAATCCAAAAATGGTTTATTAATTGGCTATGTGAGAATTAAACAATTTAATGCAAATGCATCAAAAGAGACTAGAGATGCTATTAAAGATTTAGAAACAAGAAAAGTTGCAGGATATGTTCTTGACTTGAGAAGTAATCCAGGAGGTTTATTAGAATCAAGCATTGATATCTCAAGGCACTTCATTAACAATGGAGTAATAGTAATTACACTCAGTAAAGATGGCTTAAAAGAAACAAAAAGAGGAAACGGTCAAGCTCTAACAAAAAAGCCCTTAGTGGTCTTAGTTAATGAGGGTTCTGCTAGTGCTAGCGAAATAGTTTCTGGGGCAATAAAAGATAACAAAAGAGGAAAATTAGTTGGGAAGAAAACATTTGGTAAAGGTCTAGTTCAATCTATGAGGACATTAGTTGATGGTTCAGGGTTAACTGTCACAGTCGCTAAGTATTTAACTCCGAACGGCACTGACATAAACAAATCTGGAATTATTCCTGACATAGAAGTAAAAATGAATATCAACCCTATTCTTCAAAGAGAGATTGGAACTAGAAAAGATAAACAATATAGAGCTGGTGAAAAAGAGCTGATAAATATAATTAATAGAAATAATCAGATAAGTGAATTCAAGCCTAGCACTACAAACCTTGATGCATTCCTAAAAATTAATAAGGAAGATAAAGTATTTTCTTTAAATTAA